Genomic window (Stigmatella erecta):
CACGCCCGTGATGACCGTCTTCTGCGTGGGCCGGATGCCGACGATCTCGATCTCCTCGCCCACCTTGATCTTGCCGCGCTCCACGCGGCCAGTGGCCACCGTACCACGGCCCGCGATGGAGAACACGTCTTCCACCGGCATCAGGAACGGCTTGTCCGTGGCGCGCTGCGGCGTCGGGATGTACTCGTCCACCGCCGCCATCAGCTTCAGGATCGCTCCCTCGCCGATGTCGCTGGTGTCACCCTCCAGCGCCTTGAGCGCGCTGCCGGGGATGATGGGGATGCTGTCGCCCGGGAACTCGTACTTCTTGAGCAGGTCGCGCACCTCCATCTCCACCAGCTCGCGCAGCTCCGGATCGTCCAGCATGTCCACCTTGTTCAGGAAGACGACGATGTAGGGCACGCCCACCTGCCGCGCCAGCAGGATGTGCTCGCGCGTCTGGGGCATCGGGCCGTCGGCCGCAGACACCACCAGGATGGCGCCGTCCATCTGCGCCGCGCCCGTGATCATGTTCTTCACGTAGTCGGCGTGGCCCGGACAGTCCACGTGCGCGTAGTGGCGGTTCTTGGTCTGGTACTCCACGTGCGCGGTGGAGATGGTGATACCGCGCTCACGCTCCTCGGGGGCCTTGTCGATCTGGTCATAGGCCAGGAACGTGGCGCCGCCGGTCTTGGCCAGCACCTTGGTGATGGCGGCCGTCAGCGACGTCTTCCCGTGGTCCACGTGTCC
Coding sequences:
- the tuf gene encoding elongation factor Tu, producing the protein GHVDHGKTSLTAAITKVLAKTGGATFLAYDQIDKAPEERERGITISTAHVEYQTKNRHYAHVDCPGHADYVKNMITGAAQMDGAILVVSAADGPMPQTREHILLARQVGVPYIVVFLNKVDMLDDPELRELVEMEVRDLLKKYEFPGDSIPIIPGSALKALEGDTSDIGEGAILKLMAAVDEYIPTPQRATDKPFLMPVEDVFSIAGRGTVATGRVERGKIKVGEEIEIVGIRPTQKTVITGVEMFRKLLDEGMAGDNIGALLRGLKREDLERGQVLAKPGSINPHTKFKAQVYVLSKEEGGRHTPFFKGYRPQFYFRTTDVTGTVKLPDNVEMVMPGDNIAIEVELITPVAMEKELRFAIREGGRTVGAGVVADIIG